A stretch of Paenibacillus mucilaginosus 3016 DNA encodes these proteins:
- a CDS encoding GNAT family N-acetyltransferase → MRYTGEVWEPRRIICGLIAEEEGRAVGFGSMVIKNRFWQESYVGRITALVVEERMRGRGIGRTLIEELSRDRGGERVQEGGARFGVSPGGSPPFL, encoded by the coding sequence TTGAGGTATACCGGAGAAGTTTGGGAGCCGCGGCGGATCATCTGCGGATTAATTGCGGAGGAGGAAGGGCGGGCCGTCGGATTCGGTTCGATGGTCATCAAGAACCGTTTTTGGCAGGAGTCGTATGTGGGCCGCATTACGGCACTCGTCGTGGAAGAGAGGATGCGCGGCAGGGGCATCGGGCGTACGCTGATCGAGGAGCTGTCCCGGGATCGCGGGGGCGAACGGGTGCAGGAAGGTGGAGCTCGATTTGGGGTTTCACCGGGAGGGAGTCCACCGTTTTTATAA